A stretch of Hydractinia symbiolongicarpus strain clone_291-10 chromosome 9, HSymV2.1, whole genome shotgun sequence DNA encodes these proteins:
- the LOC130657282 gene encoding LIM domain only protein 3-like gives MARKIWKCDQDVRKRVPGARKQSSNKCAGCQKRIRSRFLVQALDKIWHERCLTCDVCNEILYSFGENKLYYRQEIKLCKLDYMRLFVPGGQCSICENPIPSTEKVIKYKNNINYHVSCFNCGICKYKFAAGDIAHIPKPNIILCTDHQVEDVQKLESVLKEKQTSKIRPITTTSDLTTQHTTTAVGKNVDMMQISVHKERH, from the exons ATGGCGAGAAAAATATGGAAATGTGATCAAGACGTACG AAAGAGGGTGCCAGGTGCCAGGAAGCAGTCGTCAAATAAATGCGCTGGATGTCAAAAACGAATCAGAAGCCGGTTTCTTGTACAAGCGCTTGATAAAATCTGGCATGAACGATGTCTTACGTGCGATGTCTGTAACGAAATATTGTACAGTTTTGGTGAAAATAAGCTGTACTATAGACAGGAGATAAAACTTTGCAAACTGGATTATATGAG gctCTTTGTGCCTGGTGGGCAATGTTCTATTTGTGAAAATCCAATCCCATCGACTGAGAAGGTAATCAAgtacaaaaacaatataaactACCACGTGTCTTGTTTCAATTGTGGTATCTGCAAATACAAATTTGCTGCAGGAGATATTGCCCACATACCCAAGCCGAACATAATACTCTGCACTGATCACCAGGTTGAAGACGTACAAAAATTAGAAAGTGTTTTAAAggaaaaacaaacaagtaaaaTAAGGCCAATAACAACCACAAGCGACCTAACAACACAACATACGACAACTGCTGTCgggaaaaatgtagatatgatGCAAATTTCTGTACATAAGGAACGACATTAG